The following coding sequences are from one Epilithonimonas vandammei window:
- a CDS encoding low affinity iron permease family protein, whose translation MKSKNFFERFANWAAKFTGSSAAFIIATLIVIIWAVTGPVFNYSATWQLVINTGTTIITFLMVFLIQKAQNKDSKAIQIKLNELIASNEKASNRIVDIEDLTEKELDQLHRYYEMLSDYAEKEEDIHQSHSIDAARKNQDNKYEAFKKRHAEWVLKQNQKKESK comes from the coding sequence ATGAAAAGTAAAAATTTTTTCGAAAGATTCGCAAATTGGGCTGCCAAATTCACCGGGAGTTCGGCAGCATTTATTATTGCCACATTGATTGTAATCATCTGGGCGGTCACAGGTCCGGTTTTTAATTATTCCGCGACTTGGCAACTGGTGATTAATACAGGAACAACCATTATTACCTTTCTTATGGTCTTTCTGATTCAAAAAGCGCAAAACAAAGATTCGAAAGCTATCCAGATCAAGTTGAACGAGCTTATAGCTTCCAATGAAAAAGCAAGCAATAGAATCGTAGATATTGAAGATCTTACCGAAAAAGAACTGGATCAGTTGCATCGCTACTACGAAATGCTTTCTGATTATGCGGAAAAGGAGGAAGATATTCATCAATCGCATTCTATCGATGCAGCGAGGAAGAATCAGGATAATAAATACGAAGCTTTTAAGAAAAGACACGCAGAATGGGTTCTCAAACAAAATCAAAAAAAGGAATCGAAATGA
- a CDS encoding TlpA family protein disulfide reductase, translating to MKLFLIFFGIFATAQTQAFKLISLGDFEFVQKKEVYGVNAEVLQKKIGKDQSQYKLIYTFTDWCKPCREMMPQIITFIHENESKVSPYFVTDLRKERDQKYLSNYLNSINFEFPVYNILLESNIDDRKGKYVKTSYDRFVQKLTKGHQNYGYGLILLFDNDSHLLYKSTYLENHDQIIQNIKKLIIQ from the coding sequence ATGAAATTATTTCTGATTTTTTTCGGCATATTCGCAACTGCACAAACTCAAGCATTTAAATTAATTTCGTTAGGTGATTTTGAGTTTGTGCAAAAGAAAGAAGTCTATGGGGTTAATGCTGAAGTTTTACAAAAAAAAATTGGAAAAGATCAAAGTCAGTATAAGTTGATTTATACGTTTACCGATTGGTGTAAACCATGCAGGGAGATGATGCCCCAAATTATTACATTTATACATGAAAATGAATCTAAAGTTAGTCCGTATTTTGTCACAGATTTAAGAAAAGAACGAGATCAAAAATATTTATCAAATTATTTGAATAGTATTAATTTTGAATTTCCTGTTTATAATATTTTACTTGAATCAAATATTGATGACAGAAAAGGGAAATATGTTAAAACAAGCTATGATAGATTTGTACAAAAATTAACAAAAGGGCATCAAAATTACGGATATGGACTAATTCTCTTATTTGATAATGACTCCCATCTCCTGTACAAATCTACTTATTTGGAAAATCATGATCAAATTATTCAAAATATAAAAAAGCTCATAATTCAGTAA
- the rpsJ gene encoding 30S ribosomal protein S10, protein MSQRIRIKLKSYDYNLVDKSAEKIVKTVKATGAVVNGPIPLPTNKRIFTVLRSPHVNKKAREQFQLSAHKRLMDIYSSSSKTVDALMKLELPSGVDVEIKV, encoded by the coding sequence ATGTCACAAAGAATCAGAATAAAACTTAAATCTTACGATTACAACTTAGTAGATAAATCTGCAGAGAAAATCGTAAAAACGGTAAAGGCGACTGGTGCTGTTGTAAACGGACCAATCCCATTGCCAACTAACAAGAGAATCTTCACTGTATTGAGATCTCCGCACGTAAACAAAAAAGCTAGAGAACAATTCCAATTATCAGCGCACAAAAGACTGATGGATATCTACTCTTCTTCTTCTAAAACTGTAGATGCTCTAATGAAATTAGAACTTCCTTCAGGTGTAGACGTAGAAATTAAAGTGTGA